A single region of the Rhodoligotrophos defluvii genome encodes:
- a CDS encoding AMP-dependent synthetase/ligase, which produces MTALDVKQLEALTLPQVLAARAKAHPSALALREKVRGIWRRTTWGDYFRDVRLTAIGLYALGFRPGDRLAIASENTPEWYYADLAAQMLGGAGLGIYPTNPWPELQYILRHARVKLVVCGDQEQADKVIDASRFEGGLPDLEMLICVDMRGMRNYDRSNLMSFADLIALGQKSEAAHGAAVDALLAAGKPEDTAIIVYTSGTTGMPKGAMLSHRNMLYSAARVVDTAGLTAETYSVVCYLPLCHVAERSFSLCMHLLSGATVNFAESVDTVVENLREIAPLGFLGVPRIWEKMQQRILFRVKDTTPLQRRVFDAAMRLGRPIAERRQANGGAFANARDGLVYRLLYLICFRALQRFVGLDCVRCGFCGGATVSPEVLLFFWTLGVPVYQIYGMTETGGVSHMQRPGFTRAGCSGLVIDGLEQTLAPDGELLLRGPSVFKGYLFDAAATAKALEDGWLHTGDVVEIEDNGEVRVIDRKKDILITSGGKNITPSLIENALKDSLYIREAILLGDGRHFVSALIQIDYETVGQWAQSRGIAYTTYRTLAENPEVRDLIQGEVDKVNARFARVENIRKFVLLTKELDHDDGELTATMKVRRRVIEQKFREEIVAIYGSAA; this is translated from the coding sequence ATGACCGCACTCGACGTCAAACAGCTCGAGGCGCTCACCCTGCCGCAGGTCTTGGCTGCCCGCGCGAAGGCGCATCCGTCCGCGCTTGCTCTGCGCGAGAAGGTGCGCGGCATCTGGCGGCGCACCACCTGGGGCGACTATTTCCGCGATGTGCGGCTCACCGCGATTGGCCTCTATGCGCTCGGCTTCCGTCCCGGCGACCGGCTGGCCATCGCCAGCGAGAACACGCCGGAATGGTACTATGCGGACCTTGCCGCGCAGATGCTGGGCGGTGCGGGTCTCGGCATCTATCCCACCAATCCCTGGCCCGAGCTGCAATACATCCTGCGCCATGCCCGGGTGAAGCTGGTGGTGTGCGGTGACCAGGAGCAGGCGGACAAGGTGATCGATGCGAGCCGGTTCGAGGGCGGCCTGCCGGATCTCGAAATGCTCATCTGCGTGGACATGCGGGGCATGCGGAATTACGACCGCAGCAATCTCATGTCCTTCGCCGACCTGATCGCGCTCGGGCAAAAATCGGAAGCGGCCCATGGCGCCGCAGTCGACGCGCTGCTCGCCGCCGGCAAGCCGGAAGACACGGCGATCATCGTCTACACGTCCGGCACCACCGGCATGCCCAAGGGGGCGATGCTGTCCCATCGCAACATGCTCTATTCGGCCGCCCGGGTCGTCGACACAGCGGGGCTCACGGCCGAGACTTACTCGGTTGTCTGCTATCTGCCCCTCTGCCACGTCGCCGAACGGTCGTTCTCGCTGTGCATGCATCTCCTGTCCGGCGCAACGGTGAATTTCGCGGAGTCGGTCGATACGGTGGTCGAAAACCTGCGCGAGATCGCGCCACTCGGCTTCCTCGGCGTGCCGCGCATCTGGGAGAAGATGCAGCAGCGCATCCTGTTTCGGGTGAAGGACACAACCCCGCTGCAGCGGCGGGTTTTCGATGCAGCCATGCGGCTGGGCCGACCCATCGCCGAGCGGCGGCAGGCCAATGGCGGCGCCTTCGCGAACGCCCGCGACGGCCTGGTCTATCGCCTGCTCTACCTCATCTGTTTCCGCGCTCTGCAGCGTTTCGTGGGGCTCGATTGCGTGCGCTGCGGTTTCTGCGGCGGCGCCACGGTCTCGCCGGAGGTGCTGCTGTTCTTCTGGACCCTTGGCGTGCCGGTCTACCAGATCTACGGCATGACCGAGACGGGCGGCGTAAGCCACATGCAGCGACCAGGCTTCACCCGCGCGGGCTGCTCCGGCCTCGTCATCGATGGGCTGGAACAGACGCTCGCGCCGGACGGCGAGCTCCTCTTGCGCGGGCCTTCGGTGTTCAAGGGCTACCTGTTCGATGCCGCCGCCACGGCAAAGGCGCTGGAGGATGGCTGGCTGCATACGGGCGACGTGGTCGAGATCGAGGACAATGGTGAAGTTCGGGTCATCGACCGCAAGAAGGATATCCTCATCACGTCAGGCGGCAAGAACATCACCCCGTCGCTGATCGAGAATGCGCTGAAGGACAGCCTCTATATCCGCGAGGCGATCCTGCTGGGCGATGGTCGCCATTTCGTCTCGGCGCTGATCCAGATCGACTACGAGACGGTGGGCCAGTGGGCCCAGTCGCGCGGCATTGCCTACACGACCTACCGCACCCTGGCGGAGAACCCGGAGGTGCGCGACCTGATCCAGGGGGAGGTCGACAAGGTGAATGCCCGCTTCGCCCGCGTCGAGAACATCCGCAAGTTCGTGCTGCTCACCAAGGAGCTCGACCATGACGATGGCGAGCTCACCGCCACCATGAAGGTGCGCCGCCGGGTGATCGAGCAGAAGTTCCGCGAGGAGATCGTGGCGATCTACGGGAGTGCGGCCTGA
- a CDS encoding enoyl-CoA hydratase-related protein has product MSDPVLVERRGPALWITINRPERRNAINEAVIRTIGRGVTEAQGTDGVRAVVLTGAGDKAFCAGGDLNPTAEGIPFVVDPANPRNYVVDLFKLVEDCSLPIIARVNGHALAGGLGLLCACDLAIAADHATFGTPESKIGLFPMMILPYLMRTLSRRRLMELCITGDALTAAEALEAGLVNKVVAAAELDPAVDDLINRIAGRSPTAIRLGKMGFHAMQDMSMREALEFAQLMLPMMARTEDAREGMRAFQEKRPPNWTGR; this is encoded by the coding sequence ATGTCCGACCCAGTTCTCGTTGAGCGCCGCGGCCCCGCGCTGTGGATCACCATCAACCGGCCCGAGCGGCGCAACGCCATCAATGAGGCGGTCATTCGCACCATCGGGCGCGGAGTCACCGAAGCGCAAGGTACCGATGGCGTCCGCGCGGTCGTGCTCACCGGGGCTGGTGACAAGGCGTTCTGCGCGGGCGGCGATCTCAACCCGACCGCTGAGGGCATTCCCTTCGTGGTCGACCCCGCCAATCCTCGCAACTATGTGGTCGATCTGTTCAAGCTGGTCGAGGACTGTAGCCTGCCCATCATCGCCCGGGTGAACGGCCATGCCTTGGCCGGCGGGCTCGGCCTGCTCTGCGCCTGCGATCTCGCCATTGCCGCCGACCATGCCACCTTCGGCACGCCGGAATCGAAGATCGGGCTTTTCCCGATGATGATCCTGCCCTATCTCATGCGCACGCTCTCGCGACGGCGGCTGATGGAGCTGTGTATCACGGGGGACGCGCTCACCGCCGCCGAGGCGCTGGAGGCAGGCCTCGTCAACAAGGTGGTGGCCGCTGCCGAGCTTGATCCAGCGGTGGATGATCTCATCAACCGCATCGCCGGGCGCTCACCCACCGCCATTCGCCTGGGTAAGATGGGCTTCCATGCCATGCAGGACATGAGCATGCGCGAGGCGCTGGAATTCGCTCAGCTGATGCTGCCGATGATGGCGCGCACGGAGGATGCCCGCGAGGGCATGCGCGCCTTCCAGGAGAAGCGCCCACCGAACTGGACGGGGCGCTGA
- a CDS encoding ABC transporter ATP-binding protein — translation MFNASGLAAASTETAPPLLEVVDLSKTFGGLRAVSDVSFAVPQGSICSLIGPNGAGKTTVFNLISAVLRPTSGRVIFDGKDITRAPTYTLAKRGLARTFQNLAVFKHETVANNLLVGMHAHLRTDPFSAAIFYGRARHEEIRARERVEEIIEFLEIEDIRDLPVGTLSYGMQKRVELGRALAVNPRLLLLDEMVSGMNQEEREDIARLILDLKEELGVTVLMVEHDMGIVMDISDRVFVMNYGEKIAEGTPAEVSADPAVIAAYLGRRSAA, via the coding sequence ATGTTCAACGCCTCGGGACTCGCGGCAGCCTCCACGGAAACCGCCCCGCCGCTTCTCGAAGTGGTGGACCTTTCCAAGACCTTTGGCGGCCTGCGGGCGGTGTCGGACGTGAGCTTTGCCGTGCCGCAAGGATCGATCTGCTCGCTCATCGGGCCCAATGGCGCCGGCAAGACCACCGTGTTCAACCTGATCAGCGCGGTGCTACGGCCCACCTCCGGCCGGGTGATTTTCGATGGCAAGGACATCACCAGAGCGCCAACCTACACGCTGGCCAAGCGCGGCCTTGCACGCACCTTCCAGAACCTGGCCGTATTCAAGCACGAGACGGTGGCGAACAATCTGCTGGTGGGCATGCATGCGCATCTGCGCACCGATCCCTTTTCCGCTGCCATCTTCTATGGCCGGGCACGGCATGAGGAGATCCGTGCACGCGAGCGGGTCGAGGAGATCATCGAGTTCCTGGAGATCGAGGATATTCGGGACCTGCCAGTGGGGACCCTGTCCTATGGCATGCAGAAGCGGGTGGAGCTTGGGCGCGCCCTCGCCGTGAACCCGCGGCTCCTGCTGCTGGACGAGATGGTGTCCGGCATGAACCAGGAGGAGCGCGAGGACATCGCCCGGCTGATCCTCGACCTCAAGGAGGAGCTCGGGGTGACCGTGCTTATGGTCGAGCACGACATGGGCATCGTCATGGACATTTCCGACCGGGTGTTCGTGATGAATTATGGCGAGAAGATCGCCGAGGGCACGCCGGCAGAGGTCTCCGCCGACCCGGCCGTCATCGCTGCCTATCTCGGGCGGAGGTCGGCTGCATGA
- a CDS encoding helix-turn-helix domain-containing protein, which yields MLYGFPAILTPEEETIIVRFRDLPEAITEGATRAEAMAAAVDCLDVALLFRAREEEPIPEPSPKARGEVVVAPSPAVAAKLILRQAFVESGLSQSELARRIGVGETEVRRMLDPDHATKIDRLDRALRVLGRRLVVDVQAA from the coding sequence ATGCTCTATGGGTTCCCCGCAATCCTCACCCCTGAGGAGGAAACTATCATCGTTCGCTTCCGCGACTTGCCGGAGGCAATCACCGAAGGCGCCACGCGCGCCGAGGCAATGGCAGCGGCAGTTGACTGCCTGGATGTGGCACTTCTGTTTCGTGCGCGGGAGGAAGAACCGATCCCGGAGCCGTCGCCCAAGGCGCGCGGCGAGGTCGTCGTCGCACCCTCCCCAGCTGTTGCAGCCAAGCTCATCTTGCGCCAGGCCTTTGTCGAGAGCGGGCTCAGCCAGTCGGAACTTGCCCGCCGCATCGGTGTCGGAGAAACGGAAGTGCGACGGATGCTCGATCCCGACCACGCCACCAAGATCGATCGACTCGACAGGGCATTGCGCGTGCTGGGCCGGCGTCTTGTGGTGGATGTGCAGGCGGCTTGA
- a CDS encoding TetR/AcrR family transcriptional regulator: MSPQTRRVVNRLPRERRERDILAAATAVFSERGYENASMAEIAARAGVVEGTIYKYFSNKRDLMLQVLSRWYENMLANYEEHLAGIKGTESRLRYVIWRHLAFIQAHPALCRVFFREVRTGGDYDSSALHELNRRYTHLAVAILREGFADGDLKPGLSLPLIRDLIYGTIEHHTWRYVCGSGSLDAEAIADQLCLVLFGGIAADKAANRLEATAARLENVAERLAQSVAAASVPVESEA; encoded by the coding sequence ATGAGCCCGCAGACCCGCCGCGTCGTCAATCGGCTGCCGCGGGAGCGGCGGGAGCGGGACATTCTGGCCGCGGCCACGGCGGTGTTCAGCGAGCGCGGCTACGAGAATGCCTCCATGGCCGAGATCGCGGCGCGTGCCGGCGTGGTGGAAGGCACCATCTATAAGTATTTCAGCAACAAGCGTGACTTGATGCTTCAAGTGCTGAGCCGCTGGTATGAGAACATGCTGGCCAATTACGAGGAGCATCTCGCCGGCATCAAGGGCACCGAAAGCCGGCTGCGCTATGTGATCTGGCGGCACCTCGCCTTCATCCAGGCTCATCCGGCCTTGTGCCGAGTGTTTTTCCGCGAGGTGCGCACCGGCGGCGACTATGACAGCTCGGCGCTGCACGAGCTCAACCGGCGCTATACGCATCTGGCTGTAGCCATCCTGCGCGAGGGCTTCGCCGATGGCGACCTCAAGCCCGGTCTGTCGCTGCCGCTCATCCGCGACCTGATCTACGGCACGATCGAACATCACACCTGGAGATATGTCTGCGGATCTGGATCGCTCGATGCCGAGGCCATCGCCGATCAGCTCTGCCTGGTGCTGTTCGGGGGCATTGCGGCGGATAAAGCGGCCAATCGCCTGGAGGCCACCGCAGCCCGGCTCGAAAACGTGGCCGAACGACTGGCCCAGAGTGTGGCCGCCGCCTCTGTCCCGGTGGAGAGCGAGGCATGA
- a CDS encoding SDR family oxidoreductase has translation METTETPQFGLSDEELAAYESVFRSDLFAGRTVLITGGGSGLGKAAAWLFGRLGATVIIAGRRLDRLEAAAAPMKANGLRVECCVANIRERESVQALFDEAAIRVGLPHILINNAGGQFPQAAIDYSVKGWNAVIDTNLNGTWGMMQTAARRWRDADLPGSIVNIVTVVERGMPGVAHTCAARAGVIGISKSVAVEWIPYGIRVNCVAPGAIMTEGHVVYSDEARESYKRSNPMLRFGDAFDVAEACAYLAGPSGKFITGETLTVDGGGRLWGEFWAIPKPDYFK, from the coding sequence GTGGAAACGACGGAAACGCCACAGTTCGGATTGAGCGACGAGGAACTCGCCGCCTATGAGTCCGTGTTCAGGAGCGATCTCTTCGCCGGCCGAACGGTCCTCATCACCGGGGGCGGGTCCGGCCTCGGCAAGGCAGCGGCCTGGCTATTCGGGCGCCTCGGTGCGACCGTTATCATCGCTGGCCGCAGACTGGATCGGCTCGAAGCGGCTGCCGCCCCGATGAAGGCGAATGGCCTGCGGGTAGAATGCTGCGTGGCGAATATCCGTGAGCGCGAGTCGGTCCAGGCCCTGTTCGACGAGGCAGCGATCCGGGTGGGGTTGCCGCACATCCTCATCAACAATGCCGGCGGCCAGTTTCCGCAAGCAGCCATCGATTACTCGGTCAAAGGCTGGAACGCGGTCATCGACACCAACCTGAACGGCACCTGGGGCATGATGCAGACCGCGGCACGGCGCTGGCGGGATGCCGACCTCCCAGGCTCGATCGTGAATATCGTCACGGTTGTGGAGCGCGGCATGCCGGGTGTCGCGCATACCTGCGCCGCCCGTGCCGGCGTCATCGGCATCTCGAAATCGGTCGCCGTGGAATGGATCCCCTACGGCATCCGAGTGAACTGCGTGGCCCCCGGCGCGATCATGACCGAGGGCCACGTGGTCTATTCCGACGAAGCGCGCGAGAGCTACAAGCGCTCCAACCCCATGCTGCGCTTCGGTGATGCGTTCGACGTGGCGGAGGCCTGCGCTTACCTCGCCGGCCCCTCGGGCAAGTTCATCACCGGCGAGACGCTTACCGTCGATGGCGGCGGCCGGCTTTGGGGCGAGTTCTGGGCGATCCCCAAGCCCGACTACTTCAAGTAG
- a CDS encoding xanthine dehydrogenase family protein molybdopterin-binding subunit, with translation MSGRDARFPAVQRYDRRAFIKMAGGAAGALIIGGWVPAVRAHPASGEHILLHPNPFIALSPDDGITVIVKHLEMGQGIETALATLVAEEMDARHEQIRTQFAPVDPMLYGNLLIGGQQVTIASTSLANSYLQYRHAGAIVRALLVSAAARRWKVPKGYITVSEGKVVSPDGLTSSFGELAAAASALELPVTVELKRPARYRHIGRRFRRLDTKPKTSGTAMYAADLRLEDMLVAVVARPPRFGAKIAHYDDHRARTVDGVVDVVPIPSGVAVVAQNTWSAIKARSLLSIAWDETEAETRSGPDVARYYAQLLEQGGTAIHDEGDVKSHTKAAQMTIQADFLFPFAQHCPMEPVCAVLQPEGEHAKLWIGSQVPEIDQASVAGVLGLDAQCVEVITVYAGGSFGRRAACDGHVAVEAAHIVKALRLSQPLKLLWTREDDIQGGYYRPMYLHRVTAALDRKGGIQAWHHSVVGQTVHDLPNLGSGEESRWRETFKACTELPYAIPDLRVEFRGAECPIPVLPMRSGAHGHCAYVIESFIDDLAYTAREDPVAYRRRILTRDPRYLRVLDLVAARTRWDGPVRNGRYRGVALHRTRGTYVAMIAEVDFPSEGSLRVTRVSCAVDCGTVVNPEIVRAQIESGVGFGLNLALRGGITLVGGRVPQSTMRDLQPLRMGEMPPVDVHIVQSDAPPTGVGEAAVPTTAPAVANAIFAGTGIRIRSLPFSATRLIRR, from the coding sequence GTGTCTGGTAGGGACGCTCGCTTTCCCGCCGTCCAACGGTATGACCGCCGGGCCTTCATCAAAATGGCCGGAGGCGCTGCTGGGGCCTTGATCATTGGCGGCTGGGTCCCGGCCGTCCGGGCCCATCCCGCCAGCGGAGAGCACATCCTGCTGCATCCCAACCCGTTCATCGCGCTGTCGCCGGATGATGGGATCACGGTCATCGTCAAGCATCTCGAGATGGGCCAAGGGATCGAGACCGCCTTGGCAACACTGGTCGCCGAGGAGATGGATGCCCGGCACGAGCAGATCAGAACCCAGTTTGCGCCTGTGGATCCAATGCTTTACGGCAATCTGCTCATCGGTGGCCAGCAGGTGACCATCGCGTCGACATCGCTTGCCAACAGCTACCTGCAATACCGCCATGCGGGGGCCATCGTCCGGGCCCTCCTCGTTTCTGCAGCTGCCCGGCGCTGGAAGGTTCCCAAGGGCTATATTACCGTCAGCGAAGGCAAGGTGGTGTCGCCCGATGGGCTCACGAGCAGTTTCGGCGAGCTTGCCGCCGCGGCGAGCGCACTCGAATTGCCGGTCACGGTCGAGCTCAAGCGGCCGGCCCGCTATCGCCATATTGGCCGCCGGTTCCGGCGGCTCGACACCAAGCCGAAGACCAGCGGCACGGCGATGTATGCGGCTGACCTGCGGTTGGAGGATATGCTGGTCGCCGTCGTCGCCCGGCCGCCAAGGTTCGGCGCGAAGATCGCCCACTACGACGACCACCGCGCCCGGACGGTCGACGGCGTGGTGGACGTGGTGCCGATTCCGTCGGGCGTGGCGGTGGTTGCCCAGAACACTTGGTCTGCGATCAAGGCTCGATCGCTGCTTTCGATCGCGTGGGATGAGACGGAAGCAGAGACCCGCAGCGGTCCGGACGTCGCGCGCTATTACGCCCAGCTACTGGAGCAGGGCGGCACGGCAATTCACGATGAAGGCGATGTGAAGTCCCACACCAAAGCCGCCCAGATGACGATCCAGGCGGATTTCCTTTTTCCCTTCGCGCAGCACTGTCCAATGGAGCCGGTTTGCGCCGTCCTTCAACCCGAGGGCGAGCATGCAAAGCTGTGGATCGGCTCGCAGGTTCCGGAAATTGACCAGGCCAGCGTGGCTGGCGTTCTTGGGCTGGATGCGCAATGCGTGGAGGTGATCACCGTCTATGCCGGCGGGTCGTTCGGGCGCCGCGCCGCGTGCGACGGTCATGTGGCGGTGGAAGCGGCGCATATCGTGAAGGCGCTCCGCCTGTCGCAGCCGCTCAAGCTGCTCTGGACCCGGGAAGACGACATCCAGGGCGGCTATTACCGGCCGATGTACCTGCATCGGGTCACCGCGGCCCTGGACCGCAAGGGCGGCATCCAGGCCTGGCATCACAGTGTGGTCGGCCAAACCGTTCATGACCTGCCCAACCTGGGATCAGGCGAGGAAAGCCGTTGGCGCGAGACGTTCAAGGCCTGCACCGAGCTGCCTTATGCCATTCCGGACCTGCGGGTCGAATTCCGCGGTGCCGAATGCCCGATCCCCGTGCTGCCAATGCGCTCCGGCGCCCATGGCCATTGCGCCTATGTGATCGAGAGCTTCATCGACGATCTGGCCTATACTGCCCGGGAAGACCCGGTGGCCTATCGCCGGCGCATTCTAACGCGCGACCCGCGGTACCTCCGAGTGCTCGATCTGGTTGCCGCGCGCACGCGCTGGGATGGGCCGGTGCGAAATGGGCGCTATCGCGGCGTTGCGCTGCACCGAACCCGCGGAACCTATGTGGCCATGATTGCCGAGGTGGACTTTCCCTCGGAAGGCAGCCTCCGCGTGACCCGGGTAAGCTGCGCGGTCGATTGCGGAACGGTGGTCAACCCCGAGATTGTCCGGGCGCAGATCGAAAGCGGTGTGGGCTTCGGCCTCAATCTCGCTTTGCGTGGCGGCATCACGCTGGTGGGGGGCCGCGTTCCGCAGAGCACGATGCGGGATCTGCAGCCGTTGCGCATGGGCGAGATGCCGCCGGTGGATGTGCATATCGTGCAGTCGGACGCACCGCCCACGGGGGTCGGCGAGGCGGCGGTGCCGACCACAGCGCCGGCGGTGGCCAACGCCATCTTCGCCGGGACCGGCATCCGCATTCGCTCCCTGCCCTTCTCCGCAACCCGGCTGATCCGCCGCTGA
- a CDS encoding acyclic terpene utilization AtuA family protein has translation MNARRDKILRIGCGGGFWGDTGEGPAQLVRSGQIDVLVVDYLAEITMSLLARARAKDPAGGFVPDFVQAIGALGPELAERGIRVVVNAGGVNPLGCRDALAAKFEAAGVSLNIGVVLGDDVTPVMDRLRDEGVTEMFTGAPLPAKPWSANAYLGAFPIAAVLAAGADVVITGRCTDSALVLGPMIHAFGWGPTDYDRLSMGSLAGHIVECGAQATGGLATDWQEVEGWDDMGLPIVECSADGTFVVTKPSGTGGKVTPETVAEQIVYEIGDPAAYILPDVVADWRDVHLTQVGSNRVQVTGARGRAPTRHYKASITAPDGFKAVGTLMIGGRDAVAKARRTAEAVLTRSRRLMAARGLSDFRRVSVEVLGAEDTYGPHGRGARSREVILKAAVHHDDKAACEIFSREFLPSATAMAQGITGFAAGRPKVSPVVRLYSCLVDKTWLTPRVVVNGEEQTVETVIPNGDAVADGPQSDLAAPAPAPVPEGPRVKLPLIALAYGRSGDKGDFANIGILARRPAFLAVIAEAVTPRAVAGYFAHLVKGPVERFPLPGLVGFNFLMHNALDGGGIASLRHDPQGKAFAQMLLDMPVPVPAAWLEPGGPLHGSPYAGEAAA, from the coding sequence ATGAACGCGCGTCGAGACAAGATCCTGCGCATCGGCTGCGGCGGCGGCTTCTGGGGCGACACCGGCGAGGGGCCGGCCCAGCTCGTGCGCTCCGGGCAGATCGACGTGCTGGTGGTGGACTACCTCGCCGAGATCACCATGTCGCTGCTGGCGCGCGCCCGGGCCAAGGATCCGGCAGGCGGCTTCGTGCCTGATTTCGTGCAGGCGATCGGCGCTCTCGGACCGGAGCTTGCCGAACGCGGCATTCGTGTTGTGGTGAATGCAGGCGGGGTCAATCCTCTCGGCTGCAGGGATGCCCTGGCGGCCAAGTTCGAGGCGGCGGGCGTGTCGCTCAATATCGGCGTGGTGCTGGGCGACGATGTCACCCCGGTGATGGACCGGCTGCGCGATGAAGGCGTGACCGAGATGTTTACGGGTGCTCCCCTGCCGGCCAAGCCGTGGAGCGCCAATGCCTATCTCGGCGCCTTCCCCATTGCGGCGGTGCTGGCGGCGGGTGCGGATGTGGTGATCACCGGACGCTGCACGGACAGCGCCCTGGTGCTGGGGCCGATGATCCATGCCTTCGGCTGGGGGCCGACCGATTATGACCGCCTGTCCATGGGCAGCCTCGCCGGCCATATCGTCGAATGCGGTGCCCAGGCCACAGGCGGCCTTGCCACAGACTGGCAGGAGGTCGAGGGCTGGGACGATATGGGCCTGCCCATCGTGGAGTGCAGCGCTGACGGCACTTTCGTGGTGACGAAGCCTTCGGGCACCGGCGGGAAGGTGACACCGGAAACGGTGGCCGAGCAGATCGTGTATGAGATTGGCGACCCGGCCGCCTACATCCTACCCGACGTGGTGGCCGACTGGCGCGACGTTCATCTCACGCAGGTGGGATCAAACCGGGTCCAGGTGACCGGTGCCCGCGGCCGCGCGCCCACCCGGCACTACAAGGCCAGCATCACCGCGCCGGACGGCTTCAAGGCAGTTGGCACGCTGATGATCGGCGGACGCGATGCGGTGGCGAAGGCGCGGCGTACCGCCGAGGCGGTCCTGACGCGAAGCCGCCGTCTCATGGCGGCACGCGGCCTCAGTGATTTCCGCCGTGTATCGGTGGAGGTGCTGGGGGCGGAGGACACCTACGGGCCCCATGGCCGGGGCGCCCGCTCGCGCGAGGTGATCCTCAAGGCGGCGGTGCATCACGACGACAAGGCGGCCTGCGAGATCTTCTCCCGCGAGTTTCTGCCCAGCGCCACCGCCATGGCCCAGGGTATCACCGGATTTGCGGCGGGGCGGCCCAAGGTTTCGCCGGTGGTGCGGCTCTATTCCTGCCTGGTGGATAAAACCTGGCTCACGCCTCGCGTTGTCGTGAACGGCGAGGAGCAAACGGTCGAGACCGTCATTCCGAACGGAGACGCCGTCGCGGACGGTCCGCAGTCAGACCTTGCCGCACCGGCCCCTGCCCCCGTTCCGGAAGGCCCGCGGGTCAAGCTGCCGCTGATCGCGCTAGCCTATGGCCGCAGCGGCGACAAGGGCGATTTCGCCAATATCGGCATCCTGGCGCGCCGGCCCGCTTTCTTGGCCGTGATTGCCGAGGCGGTCACCCCGCGGGCGGTCGCCGGCTATTTCGCCCATCTTGTGAAAGGTCCGGTCGAGCGCTTCCCCCTCCCCGGCTTGGTTGGCTTCAATTTCCTCATGCACAACGCGCTCGATGGCGGCGGCATTGCCTCGCTGCGGCATGATCCGCAGGGCAAGGCGTTTGCGCAGATGCTCTTGGACATGCCTGTGCCGGTCCCGGCCGCCTGGCTCGAGCCGGGCGGGCCGCTGCACGGCTCTCCCTATGCCGGCGAGGCGGCCGCATGA
- a CDS encoding ABC transporter ATP-binding protein: protein MSPVLSLTNVQVLYDRAIEAVRDVSLSVPEGSIVALLGSNGAGKSTVLKAISGILDREEGEIVGGNIHYRGERIGGRSADEIVRAGLVQVPEGRALFPTLTVEENLLMGGYTRSAAQNAEALEQVYALFPRVKERRTQIAGYLSGGEQQMVAVGRALMAKPEILMLDEPSLGLAPQVVDGIFDTIIRLNREHGLTVLLVEQNAQLALSVASYGYIMENGRIVLDGPAERLSSNADVQEFYLGFASSGQRKSMREVKHYKRRKRWLS from the coding sequence ATGAGCCCGGTTCTCTCATTGACCAATGTGCAGGTGCTCTATGACCGCGCGATCGAGGCGGTGCGCGATGTGTCCCTGAGCGTGCCGGAAGGGTCGATCGTTGCCCTGCTCGGCTCAAACGGGGCTGGCAAATCCACAGTGCTCAAGGCCATCTCCGGCATTCTCGACCGGGAGGAAGGCGAGATCGTCGGCGGCAATATCCACTATCGGGGCGAGCGCATCGGTGGCCGCTCCGCAGACGAGATCGTGCGGGCCGGGCTGGTGCAGGTGCCGGAAGGCCGCGCCCTGTTTCCGACGCTCACGGTGGAGGAGAACCTGCTGATGGGCGGCTATACCCGCAGCGCAGCCCAGAATGCGGAGGCGCTGGAGCAGGTTTATGCCCTGTTTCCCCGGGTCAAGGAGCGGCGCACGCAAATCGCTGGCTACCTATCCGGCGGCGAGCAGCAGATGGTGGCAGTGGGTCGTGCTCTCATGGCCAAGCCAGAGATCCTGATGCTGGACGAGCCGAGTCTCGGCCTTGCGCCGCAAGTGGTGGACGGGATCTTCGACACCATTATCCGTCTCAACCGCGAGCACGGACTGACCGTGCTGCTGGTCGAGCAGAATGCTCAGCTCGCCCTATCGGTCGCGAGCTACGGCTACATCATGGAGAACGGCCGCATCGTGCTCGACGGGCCGGCCGAGCGGCTGAGCAGCAACGCGGATGTGCAGGAGTTCTACCTGGGCTTCGCCTCGTCGGGGCAACGCAAGTCCATGCGCGAGGTGAAGCACTACAAGCGCCGCAAGAGGTGGCTGTCGTGA